The following proteins are encoded in a genomic region of Flavobacteriales bacterium:
- the mnmA gene encoding tRNA 2-thiouridine(34) synthase MnmA: protein MESLKEGKMDKKEKVLVAMSGGIDSTVTALMLHEQGYEVVGITMKTWDYVNSGGSNKETGCCSLDSINDARQLAVDCGFPHIILDIRNEFGDYIIDNFVDEYIAGRTPNPCVLCNTHIKWEALLKRADQLGCKYIATGHYAQVREENGRYVVSKGIDEWKDQSYVLWGLSQECLSRTIFPMGQYHKDDIKQMAIDRGYEELAKKPESYEICFIPDNDYRGFLKRKVEGLEEQVKGGNFINTKGEVIGTHDGYPFYTIGQRKLGVSFGLEASYVVEIKPETNEVVVGTKEDLNKQEMIVKGLNFIKYDRIPNDFESLTKVRYKHKGEQSTLTNLDNEIKVLFHKKVEGIAPGQSAVFYEGNDVLGGGFIAKK, encoded by the coding sequence ATGGAATCTCTCAAGGAAGGCAAGATGGATAAGAAAGAAAAAGTGTTAGTCGCCATGAGTGGTGGTATTGATAGTACCGTTACTGCTTTGATGCTACATGAGCAAGGTTATGAGGTGGTTGGTATAACAATGAAGACATGGGATTATGTCAATTCTGGTGGCTCGAACAAGGAAACAGGCTGTTGCAGTTTGGACTCCATAAACGATGCTCGTCAGTTGGCGGTAGATTGCGGTTTTCCCCATATAATACTCGATATTCGTAATGAATTTGGTGATTATATCATTGATAACTTCGTGGACGAATACATTGCAGGTAGAACACCTAACCCTTGCGTATTGTGCAATACACACATCAAGTGGGAAGCTCTTTTAAAACGTGCCGATCAATTGGGTTGTAAATACATTGCTACTGGACATTATGCACAGGTAAGGGAGGAAAATGGTCGTTATGTGGTATCTAAGGGTATTGACGAATGGAAAGACCAATCTTATGTCCTTTGGGGGCTTTCTCAAGAGTGTTTGAGCAGAACCATTTTTCCTATGGGGCAATACCATAAAGACGATATCAAGCAGATGGCTATTGATAGAGGTTATGAGGAATTGGCAAAGAAACCTGAGAGTTATGAAATTTGCTTTATTCCAGATAACGACTATAGAGGCTTTTTAAAGCGTAAAGTTGAGGGTTTAGAAGAGCAGGTTAAAGGAGGAAACTTCATCAATACCAAGGGAGAGGTGATAGGTACTCACGACGGTTATCCTTTTTACACCATTGGTCAGCGTAAACTGGGTGTTTCATTCGGATTAGAAGCCTCTTATGTTGTAGAAATAAAGCCAGAAACGAATGAAGTAGTGGTTGGTACAAAAGAAGATTTGAACAAGCAAGAAATGATTGTTAAAGGCTTAAACTTTATCAAGTACGACCGTATTCCTAATGACTTTGAAAGTTTAACCAAAGTACGCTACAAGCATAAAGGGGAGCAGTCCACCTTGACCAATCTTGATAACGAAATAAAAGTACTGTTTCATAAGAAAGTAGAAGGTATTGCACCGGGACAATCGGCAGTGTTTTACGAAGGTAATGATGTATTGGGAGGAGGTTTCATAGCTAAAAAATGA
- a CDS encoding glycosyltransferase family 2 protein translates to MQLSVIIVNYNVKNLLRDCLLSVQKAALKLDTEIIVVDNASSDGSVKMLQEEFKGVKLIANSKNVGFSTANNQGIAQAKGQYILILNPDTLVYEQTFNDCMKFCSENTNCGGIGVQMLDANSNFLKESKRGFPTPKDSLLRLSFLNRLFPKSAYFNGYYLGHLNKDENHKVDVLAGAFIWIKKSIVDEVNGLDEQFFMYGEDIDFSYRIQQAGYDNYYLGTISILHYKGESTDTYSFKYIERFYGAMKIFSKKHYPYSYPLYHLGINTLIILHGVFNYFRRLLLKKG, encoded by the coding sequence ATGCAATTGTCGGTTATCATTGTTAATTATAATGTCAAAAATCTCCTCAGAGATTGTTTGTTAAGTGTGCAAAAGGCAGCACTCAAGCTAGACACAGAAATAATTGTGGTAGACAATGCTTCTAGTGATGGGTCTGTAAAAATGCTTCAAGAAGAATTTAAAGGCGTTAAACTCATTGCTAACTCTAAAAATGTTGGTTTTTCTACTGCCAACAATCAAGGTATTGCTCAAGCTAAAGGACAATATATTTTAATCCTCAACCCTGACACCCTAGTTTACGAACAGACTTTTAACGATTGCATGAAATTCTGCTCTGAAAACACCAACTGTGGCGGTATTGGTGTTCAGATGCTAGATGCAAATTCTAATTTCCTCAAAGAATCCAAACGAGGCTTTCCTACCCCTAAAGATTCTTTGTTAAGGTTGAGCTTTCTCAATCGCTTATTTCCCAAATCAGCCTATTTCAATGGTTATTATCTTGGTCATTTGAATAAAGATGAAAATCATAAAGTCGATGTGTTGGCTGGGGCTTTCATCTGGATTAAGAAATCCATAGTTGATGAAGTAAATGGCTTAGATGAGCAATTCTTTATGTACGGCGAAGACATCGACTTCTCTTACCGCATACAACAAGCTGGATATGACAATTATTATCTAGGGACTATTTCTATTTTACATTACAAAGGAGAAAGCACCGATACTTACAGTTTTAAATATATCGAACGCTTTTATGGTGCTATGAAAATTTTCTCTAAAAAGCATTACCCCTATTCTTATCCACTTTATCATTTGGGAATCAATACCTTAATAATTCTACACGGTGTTTTTAATTATTTTAGAAGATTACTTCTTAAAAAAGGGTGA
- a CDS encoding class I SAM-dependent methyltransferase, giving the protein MENFDRKKHWENVYQTKELKEVSWYQPIPITSLDFIMEFNVPKTAKIIDIGGGDSFLVDSLLDLGYTDVTVLDISSAAIERAKQRLAEKAQNVKWIVADAAAFNPTEKYDFWHDRAAFHFLTEEQDISSYLKIAEQNINSSGVLVIGTFSEDGPKKCSGINIKQYSESSMTERLKPLFEKINCIRVEHQTPFDTTQNFVFCSFRKI; this is encoded by the coding sequence ATGGAAAATTTTGACCGTAAAAAACATTGGGAGAACGTCTATCAGACCAAAGAGTTAAAAGAGGTAAGTTGGTATCAACCGATCCCCATCACTTCATTGGATTTTATTATGGAATTTAATGTCCCAAAAACAGCAAAAATCATTGATATTGGTGGTGGTGACAGTTTTTTGGTAGATAGTTTACTCGATTTGGGTTATACGGATGTTACGGTACTTGATATTTCATCAGCAGCCATTGAAAGAGCAAAACAACGACTTGCTGAAAAAGCCCAAAATGTAAAATGGATTGTTGCAGATGCAGCAGCTTTTAATCCGACAGAAAAATATGACTTTTGGCACGACCGAGCAGCATTTCACTTTTTGACAGAAGAACAAGATATATCTAGCTATTTGAAAATAGCTGAACAAAATATAAATTCATCTGGTGTTTTAGTGATAGGCACATTTTCAGAAGATGGCCCAAAAAAATGCAGTGGGATAAACATTAAACAATATTCGGAAAGCTCAATGACCGAACGATTGAAACCTTTGTTCGAGAAAATTAATTGCATTAGGGTAGAGCACCAAACACCATTCGACACTACTCAGAACTTTGTTTTTTGTAGTTTTAGAAAAATATAG
- a CDS encoding SdpI family protein, with amino-acid sequence MEESSNIFLHLLIGPLLLVLSLIFFYFPPKKINLIYGHRTTLSMKNQDTWNEANKRSPYMMLLVSAITCIFQLIGIVFNIAFDKTILYATIFLVAGLIIGGILIEQQLKTIFDKDGNRKKQV; translated from the coding sequence ATGGAAGAAAGTTCTAATATTTTTCTACATCTTTTAATAGGTCCATTACTGTTAGTATTAAGTCTTATTTTCTTCTATTTCCCTCCTAAAAAAATTAATTTGATTTATGGACACAGGACCACATTATCTATGAAGAATCAAGATACTTGGAACGAAGCCAATAAAAGAAGTCCTTATATGATGCTTTTAGTTTCGGCTATTACTTGTATCTTTCAATTGATAGGAATTGTTTTTAATATAGCATTTGATAAAACAATTCTTTACGCTACTATTTTTTTAGTCGCTGGATTAATTATTGGAGGAATATTGATAGAACAACAATTGAAAACCATTTTTGATAAAGACGGCAATAGAAAAAAGCAGGTATGA
- a CDS encoding adenylosuccinate lyase, with translation MKKEALIHELTVMQNAALVHRNKACQYVLNDKSNIPLLIELTFEIKVKLSIRAAWILELVCKESLNHIIPYLDTFIQNMDKVKFDSAKRPCAKIGELIALDYENDGIIKTKLTPKHKEQLISCCFDWMISNEKLAVDAYAMMILYIFGKEIDWIHQELSSILENNMANKSAGYRARGLKLLKLMKT, from the coding sequence ATGAAAAAAGAAGCTCTTATCCATGAATTAACTGTTATGCAAAATGCGGCTTTAGTTCATAGAAATAAGGCTTGTCAATATGTCTTAAATGACAAATCCAATATTCCTTTACTTATTGAACTTACCTTTGAAATAAAGGTCAAATTATCTATTCGAGCCGCTTGGATTTTAGAACTCGTCTGTAAAGAATCCTTAAATCACATCATTCCTTACCTAGATACCTTTATTCAAAATATGGATAAAGTAAAATTTGATAGTGCCAAACGCCCGTGCGCCAAAATAGGCGAACTCATCGCTTTGGATTACGAAAATGACGGCATCATAAAAACTAAGCTCACACCAAAACATAAAGAACAATTGATAAGTTGTTGTTTTGACTGGATGATAAGCAATGAAAAACTAGCTGTTGACGCCTATGCTATGATGATTTTATACATTTTTGGAAAAGAAATAGATTGGATTCATCAAGAATTAAGCAGTATTTTAGAGAATAATATGGCTAATAAAAGTGCTGGATATAGAGCACGAGGTTTGAAACTTTTAAAGCTAATGAAGACTTAA
- a CDS encoding toxin-antitoxin system YwqK family antitoxin — protein sequence MYKIIFFLLISAITFAQNITDDLGHKQGKWSQNYDNGQLRYEGSFIDDKPSGIFLYYNERGLLKANLEYFNEGEYASARLYHSNNKVKAVGLYIHEQKEQLWKYYDTRENLIREENYKNGQLEGETTLFYADGNVLDKTTYSAGKKEGKSLQYYRNGQLKVSANYAANKLEGTYTLYNSEGVKKYQGKYSNDIKVGIWKYYKDDKSFDYQIEYIDGISQGRQDG from the coding sequence ATGTATAAAATCATTTTCTTTTTACTTATTTCTGCCATCACTTTTGCTCAGAATATCACTGACGATTTAGGGCATAAGCAAGGCAAGTGGTCACAAAATTACGACAACGGACAATTGCGCTATGAAGGTAGCTTTATTGATGATAAACCTTCAGGTATATTTTTGTACTATAACGAACGTGGTCTTTTAAAAGCCAATTTGGAATACTTTAACGAGGGTGAATATGCTTCAGCTCGTCTGTACCATTCCAACAATAAGGTCAAAGCAGTGGGACTTTATATACATGAACAGAAAGAACAGCTTTGGAAATATTACGACACTAGAGAAAATCTTATAAGAGAGGAGAATTACAAAAACGGTCAGTTAGAAGGGGAGACAACTTTATTTTATGCCGATGGTAATGTACTAGATAAGACGACCTATTCAGCAGGTAAAAAAGAGGGAAAAAGTCTGCAGTATTACAGGAACGGACAATTAAAGGTAAGTGCGAACTATGCAGCAAATAAATTAGAAGGCACATACACCCTTTACAATTCAGAAGGAGTGAAAAAATACCAAGGCAAATATTCAAACGATATCAAAGTGGGTATTTGGAAGTATTATAAAGACGATAAATCTTTTGATTATCAGATAGAATACATTGATGGAATCTCTCAAGGAAGGCAAGATGGATAA
- a CDS encoding S8 family serine peptidase, translated as MRLLTFLILFPILAFSQDSLSVKLWIAFEDKGSHLVSDFSPLDLFSQRAIDRREKQNIPLHYSDLPIPTSYLLTLQDLGFTILNKSKWFNGVTALYSGNNADALLALDFVKQVDTLQIFFDLLGGRQSSKFDDIVFENDYGDARNQIEMIEGVSLHEQGYQGQGMHIAVLDAGFRNTDWIDAFEHLFANNQILGTWDYVDGESSVYEDNYHGMSVLSVMGGYIQDEFRGTAPKASYWLLRTEDAGSETLIEEYNWAVAAEFADSVGVDIINSSLGYTTFDIESQNHTYADLDGKTTVITRAATMASRKGMIVCNSAGNSGNNPWYYIGAPADADSILSVGSVYGDRQVSSFSSYGPSSDGRVKPSVSAQGGNTTVITSSNAISTSNGTSFSSPIIAGMTACLWQSHYDKSNMQIIDAIIQSAHLYQNPDEQLGYGIPNYALANALLLALEDVEEVALDIYPNPVQCNAVAYLYTANNTDISYRLIDMQGRVIMEDNIAWSYTMMPIEIPSLQSGIYLLEATVGNEVRVERLNIVD; from the coding sequence ATGAGACTTTTAACTTTCCTCATATTATTTCCAATACTAGCCTTTTCACAAGATAGTCTCTCTGTAAAACTATGGATTGCTTTCGAAGACAAAGGCAGTCACTTAGTAAGTGACTTTTCACCTTTAGATTTATTTTCTCAAAGAGCTATTGACCGCCGAGAAAAACAAAATATACCTTTACATTATTCCGATTTGCCCATACCTACGAGTTACCTTTTGACCTTACAAGATTTGGGATTTACAATCCTCAACAAAAGCAAATGGTTTAATGGTGTAACAGCCTTATATTCAGGTAATAATGCAGACGCTTTGCTTGCGTTAGATTTTGTGAAACAAGTGGATACATTACAAATTTTCTTTGATTTATTAGGCGGCAGACAATCGTCAAAATTCGATGATATCGTTTTTGAAAATGATTATGGTGATGCAAGAAATCAGATAGAAATGATTGAGGGTGTTAGCCTGCATGAGCAAGGCTATCAAGGTCAAGGGATGCATATAGCAGTTTTAGATGCTGGTTTTAGAAATACGGATTGGATAGATGCTTTTGAGCATTTGTTTGCTAATAATCAGATTCTTGGTACATGGGATTATGTAGATGGAGAAAGTTCTGTTTACGAGGATAATTATCACGGTATGTCTGTTCTTTCAGTTATGGGAGGCTATATACAAGATGAATTTAGGGGTACTGCTCCAAAAGCCAGTTATTGGCTTTTAAGAACTGAAGACGCTGGTAGTGAAACGCTTATTGAAGAATACAATTGGGCAGTAGCTGCCGAATTTGCCGACAGTGTAGGGGTAGATATCATCAATTCTTCCCTAGGTTATACGACCTTTGATATAGAATCTCAAAACCATACCTATGCTGATTTGGATGGAAAGACTACGGTCATTACTCGTGCTGCTACTATGGCGAGTAGAAAGGGAATGATTGTATGCAATTCGGCGGGTAATTCGGGCAATAACCCTTGGTATTATATTGGTGCCCCTGCCGATGCAGATAGTATTCTGAGTGTGGGTTCGGTCTATGGGGACAGACAAGTATCCTCTTTTTCTTCTTATGGTCCATCTTCAGACGGTAGAGTCAAGCCATCTGTTTCAGCTCAAGGGGGTAACACTACGGTTATTACATCTAGTAATGCTATATCTACTAGCAATGGCACTTCTTTCTCATCGCCTATTATTGCAGGAATGACGGCTTGTTTGTGGCAATCGCACTACGATAAGAGTAATATGCAAATTATAGATGCTATTATACAGAGTGCCCACCTTTATCAGAATCCTGACGAGCAATTGGGTTACGGTATTCCCAACTATGCTTTAGCGAATGCTTTATTACTAGCTCTTGAAGATGTAGAAGAAGTGGCTTTAGATATTTATCCTAATCCAGTACAATGCAATGCTGTCGCTTATCTTTATACAGCTAATAATACGGATATATCTTATCGTTTAATAGATATGCAAGGGCGAGTAATTATGGAAGATAATATCGCTTGGTCTTATACTATGATGCCTATTGAAATCCCTTCTTTACAATCAGGTATTTATTTGCTTGAGGCTACTGTAGGAAATGAGGTGCGTGTGGAAAGACTAAACATTGTGGATTAA
- a CDS encoding fumarylacetoacetate hydrolase family protein: MKIICIGRNYVNHAKELGNAIPSEPVFFLKPDTAISPKGHPFFIPDFTNNVHYEVELVIKINRLGKHIEEQFAHKYYSEIGLGIDFTARDIQEEVKAKGLPWERAKGFDGSAVISRTFINKEELDINNIGFSLSKNGDNVQEGNSKDMLFNFDKIIAYISQFYTLKIGDLIYTGTPAGVGQVANGDVLEGFISTQKMFVVKVR; the protein is encoded by the coding sequence ATGAAAATCATTTGTATAGGAAGAAATTATGTCAATCACGCCAAAGAATTGGGCAATGCTATCCCTAGTGAACCCGTATTCTTTCTCAAGCCAGATACTGCTATTTCGCCCAAAGGTCACCCTTTTTTTATTCCTGATTTCACAAACAATGTGCATTACGAGGTAGAATTAGTAATTAAAATCAATCGTCTAGGCAAACACATCGAAGAGCAATTTGCTCATAAGTACTACAGTGAGATTGGTCTAGGAATAGACTTTACTGCAAGGGACATTCAAGAAGAGGTTAAAGCTAAGGGTTTACCATGGGAAAGAGCCAAAGGTTTTGATGGCTCGGCAGTTATCAGCCGTACATTCATAAACAAAGAAGAATTGGATATAAACAACATCGGTTTTTCATTAAGTAAAAATGGGGATAACGTTCAAGAAGGCAATTCTAAAGATATGCTCTTTAATTTCGATAAAATCATTGCTTATATCTCGCAGTTTTACACCCTTAAGATTGGTGACCTTATCTATACAGGAACACCTGCTGGTGTTGGACAAGTAGCAAATGGCGATGTGCTAGAAGGTTTTATCAGCACTCAAAAGATGTTTGTTGTTAAGGTGAGATGA
- a CDS encoding exonuclease domain-containing protein, translating into MELTLKKPIVFFDLETTGVAVAKDRIVEISIYKVHPNGNKESKTWLVNPTIPIPAETTAVHGIDDAKVANEPTFKELAHDIKNMMEGCDLAGYNSNRFDIPLLAEEFLRADLDFDMKKRKAVDVQNIFHKMEQRTLSAAYKFYCEKDLENAHSAEADTQATYEILTAQLDRYDELENDIDFLSEFSTRGKPFADMAGFIVFNEDNEECFSFGKYKGQTVVSVLQTNPGYFSWIQQADFPLYTKKVLTQIKLRDF; encoded by the coding sequence ATGGAATTAACACTTAAAAAGCCAATTGTATTTTTCGATTTAGAAACAACAGGTGTGGCTGTTGCCAAAGACAGAATTGTAGAGATATCTATCTATAAAGTACACCCTAACGGCAACAAAGAAAGTAAAACATGGTTGGTAAATCCTACCATACCCATTCCTGCAGAAACTACTGCCGTTCATGGAATTGACGATGCTAAAGTTGCCAACGAGCCTACTTTTAAAGAATTAGCTCATGACATTAAAAACATGATGGAAGGATGCGACCTAGCTGGTTACAATTCTAACCGTTTTGATATCCCCTTGTTGGCTGAAGAATTCCTGAGAGCTGACTTGGATTTTGACATGAAAAAACGCAAGGCAGTAGATGTGCAAAACATTTTCCACAAAATGGAACAGCGTACCCTTTCGGCTGCCTACAAATTCTATTGTGAAAAAGACCTAGAAAACGCCCATAGCGCTGAAGCCGATACACAAGCGACTTATGAAATTCTAACGGCTCAACTCGATAGATATGATGAATTAGAAAACGATATTGATTTTCTATCTGAATTTTCTACTCGAGGAAAACCTTTTGCTGATATGGCAGGATTCATTGTCTTTAATGAGGACAACGAAGAATGTTTTTCATTTGGCAAATACAAAGGACAAACCGTTGTTAGTGTATTGCAAACCAATCCGGGCTATTTCTCTTGGATTCAACAAGCCGATTTCCCCCTATACACCAAGAAAGTACTGACTCAAATTAAACTCAGAGATTTCTAA
- a CDS encoding dihydrolipoamide acetyltransferase family protein, with the protein MAKIELIMPKMGESVAEATIISWHKEVGETIEMDETIVEIATDKVDSEVPSSLEGVLVEKLFDVDAVVKVGEPFAIIETSAEESNEPATQEKMPESPASTPEVAQKIEEEIAQVKESVQKIENKGERFYSPLVRSIASEEGLSIADLDQITGSGKDGRVTKTDLLDYLQNKGTSAPTVEAPKVPTPSPTPTPKAATSTPPKVSMSGDKEIVEMDRMRKLIADHMIMSKQTSPHVTSFVEADVTTLVNWRNRIKDDFKKREGQNITFTPIFIEAVAKAIKDFPMINVSVDGTNIVVHKDINIGMAAALPSGNLIVPVVKGADQMNLMGITKTVNDLANRARNNQLKPDEIQGGTFTLTNVGSFGNVMGTPIINQPQVAIMAVGAIKKKPAVIETPHGDLIGIRHMMFLSLSYDHRVVDGALGGSFLRKVADYLEQFDDNTSI; encoded by the coding sequence ATGGCAAAAATCGAGTTAATAATGCCGAAAATGGGCGAAAGTGTAGCAGAAGCTACTATCATCAGTTGGCATAAAGAAGTAGGCGAAACCATTGAAATGGATGAAACCATTGTTGAGATTGCAACCGACAAAGTCGATTCAGAAGTGCCATCTTCTCTAGAAGGTGTGTTGGTAGAAAAACTTTTTGATGTCGATGCTGTCGTGAAAGTTGGTGAGCCTTTTGCTATTATTGAAACTTCTGCTGAGGAAAGTAATGAACCAGCCACTCAAGAAAAAATGCCAGAAAGCCCTGCTTCTACTCCAGAAGTAGCCCAGAAGATAGAAGAAGAGATTGCCCAAGTCAAAGAAAGTGTACAAAAAATAGAAAATAAAGGTGAACGTTTTTATTCTCCACTGGTACGTTCTATTGCTAGTGAGGAAGGGTTAAGCATTGCTGATCTTGATCAAATTACTGGTAGCGGGAAAGATGGAAGAGTTACTAAAACCGATTTGTTGGACTACCTACAAAACAAAGGCACGTCAGCACCTACTGTTGAAGCTCCAAAAGTACCAACACCATCCCCTACTCCAACACCAAAAGCAGCAACAAGCACACCACCCAAAGTGAGTATGAGTGGCGATAAAGAAATTGTTGAAATGGACCGTATGAGAAAGCTCATTGCAGACCATATGATTATGTCCAAGCAAACCTCTCCACACGTTACTTCCTTTGTAGAAGCTGACGTTACAACTCTTGTAAATTGGAGAAACAGAATCAAAGACGACTTCAAAAAACGTGAAGGACAGAACATTACCTTTACACCTATCTTTATAGAAGCAGTAGCCAAAGCCATTAAAGATTTTCCTATGATAAACGTATCGGTAGATGGTACAAATATCGTAGTTCATAAAGATATCAATATTGGTATGGCGGCAGCCCTACCCTCAGGTAATTTGATTGTCCCTGTGGTCAAAGGTGCTGACCAGATGAATTTAATGGGCATTACCAAAACGGTTAACGATTTGGCAAACAGAGCACGTAACAACCAACTGAAACCTGATGAAATACAAGGCGGTACTTTTACCCTGACTAATGTCGGTTCTTTTGGTAATGTTATGGGTACGCCAATTATTAATCAGCCTCAAGTAGCCATTATGGCGGTTGGTGCAATAAAGAAGAAACCAGCAGTTATAGAAACACCTCACGGCGATTTAATAGGAATACGTCATATGATGTTCTTATCCCTATCTTACGACCATAGAGTAGTTGATGGTGCACTAGGTGGCAGTTTTCTTAGAAAAGTAGCCGATTACCTTGAACAATTTGACGATAACACTAGCATTTAA
- the plsY gene encoding glycerol-3-phosphate 1-O-acyltransferase PlsY, with protein sequence MLTGSNIVFLILSYLIGSIPFSIIAGKLFKGIDVREYGSGNAGATNTFRVLGKKAGIPVLILDVLKGFIAVDLVWFTSYVPSTEIYINLQLAFGIAAVLGHVFPVYVGFRGGKGVATLLGFMIGVFPEAAVISIVIFVLTLLFSKYVSLSSIFAGLFFPFGVYYLSDNLVPTMMIFSIFVPVLLIATHQRNIERLVRGDENKVKLRKKK encoded by the coding sequence ATGCTTACAGGGTCTAATATTGTATTTCTAATTCTTTCCTACCTCATAGGTTCTATACCTTTTAGTATAATAGCTGGTAAGCTATTTAAAGGCATTGACGTTAGAGAATACGGTAGTGGCAATGCTGGAGCAACCAATACCTTTAGAGTTCTAGGAAAAAAAGCAGGAATTCCTGTTCTAATTCTAGATGTATTGAAAGGCTTTATTGCTGTGGATTTGGTATGGTTTACAAGCTATGTGCCTTCAACAGAAATATATATCAATTTGCAGTTAGCTTTTGGTATTGCGGCTGTATTGGGTCATGTCTTTCCTGTATATGTAGGTTTTAGAGGAGGAAAGGGTGTCGCAACGCTACTAGGTTTTATGATTGGCGTTTTCCCTGAAGCGGCAGTTATATCTATCGTTATTTTCGTGCTGACTTTATTGTTTTCAAAATACGTTTCTTTAAGTTCAATTTTTGCTGGTTTGTTTTTCCCTTTCGGGGTGTACTATCTATCTGATAACCTAGTGCCGACCATGATGATATTTTCCATTTTTGTTCCGGTATTATTGATTGCCACCCACCAAAGGAATATTGAAAGACTAGTAAGGGGCGATGAGAATAAGGTCAAACTAAGAAAGAAGAAATAA